The Malus sylvestris chromosome 14, drMalSylv7.2, whole genome shotgun sequence genome segment acacgtgggtaacccatttcgacccgttaagaaaaaatttatattgataattttaaagtttaattactaaaagatttattataaaatacaataaccatattaatatatacaatatattctatattaaatatatagttttgtattattattctatataagtttaaaaaaagttttggtcattatttatttttattatgagcgtttcttattatcattactaggataaattttacttaacatgttgttgtccaaaattaaaataaactaatatagtatttgtataggcaagaactaagaagacatacatacaagtatgaaaaatgtgaaagaatatataaacattcgtgattcatcattattcctccacgagtagataatgactacacttacattatcgtttagatttttaaaatcctccaaaccttcatgaataatgttttttatttgagggaaaattaataataattattgtagaagtgtaaaaaatgtaaaacaaaatatacaatcactcatagtaacaaactttacaactttcatgaaggggtcagcttggaaatccaacactataattcataaaccttaaatttatatttaatcgtcgattgtcatttacgatttattcttcttactgaattccattttttaaattttcttttttgaaaacatgatcatatggtggatgtaagaagatgaacgattcaaatctttgatatcacgtttcgatatttacggttaacttaaatatgagtcgatgtcatatagtttgtagaaactttataaatatcaagcaatattttcactaactgtaaaactctgaatataatatcaacgatccaaaccgttcattttcctgcatcctctaatagatcaagttttcaaaaaagaaaatatgaaaaaaacaaaatttgatgagaacaatgaagcgtaaatgtaaataacaatcaacggttaaattttgatctatgatttatatgattatagtggcaaattttgaagttaagctcttcatgaaagttgtaaacctcgtcattacgagcgtttatatatttttttctatatttttttacacttctacattaattaaaaactattaaagactttaggtaagtgaaaatatacttaaaagaaaaatgtgttttatgttttggatgtgacaatatggtatgtatatacttatttagtaatatgttttcatttgattatttattggtttaaaatatatttttcttaacgggtaacgggtcgggtcatattacctgttaatattatcgggtcgatttcgggtcgggtcattttacccttttattttaacggatgttacacgacacgacccgttaagatatcgggtatgacatgaaaacgacacgaacacgaaaaacacgacacgaatgccaggtctagtgTCCTTCGTTTTCAATGGACATTTTCTGCGACATGCCGTCTTTGTTTTTGACCAGAATCGTTTtggaaaatttagaaaaataatcaaaatttagaATTTATATAGACTTATAGTAACTCTTTTAAGTTTAtgattattttaacaaaaagttaatatataaaaaaaagaggttttctcataaaaacccaaaaaaatagaGATTAATTATACTTCTCTTCTCCGGCATTGTCATCTTCCTCATATTCTTGGTCGTCCATGTCTACATACACCGTTCCAATCATTATATGCCCTAGCATCCCTTCGCTCCCAAATTTGCCACATTTTCACGCTTTATCCCTTCCGTTTTTGCTAATTTGCGATTCGGCTGTGCAGGTTAAGGTTCAAATTTAGTCTAATTGTGATTATTTCAAATGACACAGATTGATCATCATCAGAACTCTTGCTGAAAGTatcaaaagattgaagctttCACAAAGGACTTTGTGTACAGACGCAGTCGCAAAAGTTTCCAGTTCCAATGGTGCCCAACCCAGCAATGTAAAGCTCTTGAATCTTCACCCATTACATGTTATTCACATTTTAATAAAtgggttttcttttttctggaaatttatGGAACCCGAAATAAGTGGTTTTTGGTCACTCAATATATTTGGTATTTACCCAGTAATGTGGAGTAACTTGCAAGAAAAGTAATGTTTTTCCATTATTGGATTTGATGGTTCCTTTTCAAATCCTCCACAGGATCATGTGGAGAGGCCAAATTTTTCGAATAAATGTGATCCCTACGACATTGCTATTATTGGAGGAGGGATGGTTGGCATGGCCCTTGCTTGTTCCTTGGGTAAGTGGTGTTTGTTTTAGACTCTAGTTACCATCATTGTGTAGATTAACCAGTAGACATTATGTCCCAGACCTTATTAGTTCCTTCACCTGACATTATTCCCGCTTTTGTGGTTTTAGATTAAAGTTCGCTAGTTCTTAGTAGTTATCGTTTGCATTGACTTATTTAAATTGTGTTTCTTAGGTTTAGCATGATTCATGTAATGTAGATTGTTGCATTTACAGCAGATAGACTAGTAACTTTTACATGAGTGACTTTGTGAATTGTGAACAAAAGTTATTAGGTTGAGCACCGTAGCGTGTACTCTAGAACATTATCATTCAAATCAGTTTAGTAGCTTTGGTTCAGGTCAGAAGAGATTGGAAGAAAATTTGTGAAATTAGTTTGCTATGTTGTGCTTTTTGTTTCTCGAGCTAAATCCAAGTAGTTTAACTAATAAAGTAATAAAAATTTTAGTAACAGAAGTTTTTGTTGAATTAGTTTGTTATGTAGCACATTCTGGCTGACACACCAAAACTTTCAATCTATTGTCTTCTTGTTGTGCTGCTTTAGCAAAAATgccattgacaaagcacttgaaAGTTGCCATCATTGATAGCAATCCTGCAGTATCAAATGGACTTAGCATGAAGAAAGAAGACCCCCCTGATCCAAGGGCCAGTGCAGTAACACCTGCAACCATATCTCTCTTCCAAGGTATTGAACTCGATAATTTGTTGTTTCTGTATACCAACATCAGTTTCTCATGTTCACCCCTAGCAATCATGTAAGAGAGCACAAATAAGAGCCCTGTGTCAATGGATCTAGTATCCCCATTTGTAGGAATTTACCGAGATGCTTGTCTATTTTCATTCTAAGTTTCTAACCAAGTTGGAAACAAGTTTAAACTTGTTCTGGACTTTCAATCACAACAGTTGTACTTTGCAGATATTGGTGCTTGGAAATATGTGGAACAGAACAGGCATGCGTATTTTGATCAAATGCAGGTGACTGacttttccaaatttcataGCAATTTAGTAGTTCCCATTTTGTTTGTGTTCCCTTGTTGACTTACTGTATTTTTCAGATTTGATTCAAATCACTAATCCTTTCACTACTGAAAAATCATGGTCTCAAACCTAATGTCGGACAGAGTTGGGCAGCAGAATATAGAATGTATAGCGGAAgcgaaaacaaagaaaacttaGATTACAACAACAATAAAGGGTCTCACACCTGTTTTTGGCCTCGCACCAAGAATTGAAATTTGGAAAATAAACTTAGTCTAGGAAAGATATCCTAATCCAAAATAGAATAGGAAATTAACCAAATCCATCTAGAAACgggaaacttaaaaaaaaaaaaaaaaaaaaaaactaggaaaCTAATAATAAAATCCTGCTCCAAAAGTTTTAATCCAGTCCTAAAAGGAATTGGattgtctttctctttttacCTCTTCCACCGATAAACCTTAAAAACTTCTTGTTGATGTCCTCATCAAAACCACTCGTATGCATATCAAATTGTTCAGTTTTCTGTCATTAGCTTCCTTTAatacattttcattaatttacaCATCTTTATTGTAGTTGTTCAGGAGAAAGAAATTGGTAGATGGTCTCAGACCAGACTTGTTTGTTTTAGTTCCATTGCAAACTCTATTGTCTGATCATTGACACGGAATAATGGGCAACAGAAACTGATAGATGAGATATAGTGCCAATGAGCGCATTTTGTTGAAATAATACAACTTGACCAATGATTAGGGGTTTAGAAATGGGACCACAGTAATTACTCATGGTTTGTGTGTCAGCTACTAATCATTATGTACTTAACAATTTCTCTCACAGCCAATTTGGTCTTGTCAACTAAAAGGGGGATAGCCTAGTTTGAGAGAAATTGTGCTTCAATTTTGAAAGGTGTGGTAATTTGAAAGATATGCTGtaaataatttgataaattttatAGAAGGTTCCTCATTATTTACAAGCTTGACTTAAGTGGATTCCTAACTTTTATCTCATATCATGACATAAGCAAGCAGTTCTTATTTTATCGGACCAAAACCTCGCGAATTGATAGATATGGTGtgtataatttgataaattttatAGAAGGTTCCTCATTATTTACAAGCTTGACTGATTTGAtgtttttcaaataatttttttttcctgaacttctctttttgtttttacatCAATAGTTTTGACTCTTAATGGCCTTTTGTAGTGAATATATATTATCTGCCAACTCTGTTCTGCTGTATCTTACTCTCATCGTGGCCAAAGAACCCTACTTTTACTTTgttatttgtttcttctttaAATAAATTGCAGTGTTTGTTAAATATTTCCATCCAGCTGACACAATATGATGGATGATTCCTGGAGGTTGAATTTATGGAGAGACTTGTCTATTCTTCTATGATCTCTTGTAGGTTTGGGACTATACTGGCTTAGGTTATACAAGATACAATGCAAGAGATGTACATAAAGATTCTCTAGGGTAagtagatgatttttttttcttggcaaCTCTTTTATTAGCATTACTAGTAGGATCTGGTGCTGATTTTGAGTTATGATCAGGTGTGTAGTGGAGAATAAAGTACTGCACAGTTCCCTATTGTCATGTATGCAGGTATTTAGCAAAGCTGAATGGTcaattttttagtttattttattacAATTTACAAACGAAACCTGTAATCACTCGTGTAATTTCTTAGTGTTGTGCTTTGGCCTGTTATCTCACCAACTTATAAACCCACAGTTgaacaatttaaaatacaagaaataaagacaccaagagaattacgaggttcggcaaaaacctgcctacgtcctcggagagatattgctcttcactatgagaataactagTACAAAATATACATGAGTTAAATTGACATAACCCAAACCCCAATCTCTTGTACACTCACAGAATTTTtccaagagcctcactctccccaagagtttctcactctcactctattttcttttccCTCTGTGTTTTCCGGATGCACACACCTTTTCTTCACACTCGGCAAGCATTTATATACAATGCAAGCAATTCCTTGCATTTAAATAAAGGCCATGAAACTATGCATCCCCTCCCTTTGCCTTTAAACAAATCACAATGCCACCTTCACGTGAAAAAAGCAAATGGGAAAACATGAAAAGAAAACCTAGCCTATAAAGTAGACTTTTTTCATGCATAGAAAGCATACATATTTACGTGCAAACAAACACAAAGACAACACTTTGCTACAGCCATTTCCCTGTAGCACATAAAGCTAAACTATCAAAATTGTTGCCAACTCAAACaatgagccaatcacaacacttaGTTCATGttgttgttcttttgtctttttatttttggtggcTGAGTTCTCATATTTATTATTATCTCTGTTTTCCTTGAAGATATCATTTCCTGGCatttcttttcttggttaaagtATCTCTAAACCATCATCCTTTATTTTCTTAACTCCCTCTCGTGTTTTTGATAAATGGCATGTGTGTTGTTTTCATGCGTTGCATGCAAGTCTTGATACTTTCTACTGCTAATAAGGTTAAACTTCAACAGAATACAGATTTCCAGAAGACTGTCTACCCTTCGAGATTGTCTACAATGACTTTACAGCCAAGAAACTTATCCATGGGGATGGAAAGCACATCATCTGGATTGAATGAGCAGGGGAACTTAGCGAAGCTTGATCTAATTGACGGCAACAGTCTGTATGCAAAGTTGGTAGTAATTTTCAGTTGCATTTGAAGAATTCTATTTCCCTTTAAATGATAATAAGATGACAGAATGTCTAGTCGTAATGCAAAATAATGTCATTCGTAAATTCTGGATTGGCATCAAGTCACATTGTCTTACTGCAGGTGGGAGCTGATGGGTCCAAGTCACGTGTTAGAGAGTTGGCAGGATTCAAGACAACCGGATGGAATTACTCGCAGAACGCAATCATTTGTACTGTTGAACATAGTGTAGAAAACCGATTTGCATGGCAACGCTTTCTACCTGCTGGGCCAATTGCACTTTTGCCAATAGGTGATAATTTCAGTAACATTGTTTGGACCATGAACCCGAACGAAGCAACTGACCGCAAGTTAAAGGCTGAGGATGAATTTTTGAAAGATGTCAATTATGCTCTGGATTATGGATTTGGCCCTCATCCTAAGTCAAGCACCTCGGGAGGTGGAAGCATATTTTCTTGGTTTAAAACAGACACGAATTTATCAGCCAATGACTGCTTCAAAGTTCCGCCAAAAGTGTTGAAGTTGGCATCTGAGAGAATGGTGTTTCCTTTGTCTTTGATGCATGCCAACAACTACGTGTCAAAGCATGTGGTTCTAATTGGCGATGCAGCACATACCGTTCACCCTTTGGCTGGGCAAGGGGTTAATTTGGGGTTTGGAGACGCATTTGCTCTATCAAGAATCATTTGTGAGGGAATTGCAGTGGGGACAGACATTACTGATGCAGGTGAATTTTCTTTTAGCTTTTATCAAAATTAGTTGGTTGAATCGAATCATTTGACGACGTATGTCTAATCTTATGCAGGTATTGTTGTTGAAGAAATATGAAGCAGAGAGGAAATCGGCAAATGTCACAATGATGGCAATCCTGGACGGTTTCCAGAAGGCTTACTCTGTTGATTTCGGACCTTTAAATGTACTACGGCCTGCAGCATTCAACGGAGCGCAGTACATTCCACCCCTTAAGAGGAGTATCATTTCATATGCCCTCAGGGGATCAAAGATTGCCAATTTTTTCTTGAGACGGACGTAGACATTGTGAGATACTCTTTTCATCAATCTTGTAAAAGAATAAATGCTCCTTTCGTCAATCTTATGCCGCAGGATTCTGGATCCCGTTTCGTGTCGATGCATTCTTCCATTCTTTTTCTGCATGAGATCTGCAATTTTCGGGAAGAAAAAATGAAACGATATTATTAAGATGAGCAACATTCGAAAACCTTAGGCATCTCGAACCcataaaatttgggttttaacccATAAACATTGTTTTCTGCCTCAATCCTTCTGGGTTAAATTTTTAGTccaagattattaaagaatgaatttaggatcTTTAAAGTaaacatttaaacaaaaaattatgtagactattctaatttaattttatgaacattttgacctaaaaaatatttagattccgataaatattaaaatatcacTTAACGACACCATGAAGCTCGTAGAACAATATGAaagaatataaaacatatgaaagatatatatttttttaattattttagctacTGGATTTAAATTTAGATTGTTAAATCTTTTTCtttaccattagatttgatcatattagatttTAGCCATTAGATTAactgaatttataaatataaaactaaaaaaataatatacatatatggtggGTCAACCCACTAATTCAAAGGAAATTCTGGGCTAAATTttcctaaaaacaaaatttttggttaaaaatcaTATTTGGCCCAAGGGTTGAAGCAAGTTGGGGTATGTTTAGAatctaaaatttaagttttactaTAAGGGTTGGAGTAAGTTCTAGGGAGCTAGGTAGTTAAAAAAGCCCTACTTATTTTCATTGAAGATGGTACACGTTGAAGTAATTACAATGTTGACGAGAGTAAACGCCTGTTGGTTGTACTCGTAAGCGGTTTTATTAGAAGCATGCATGAGTTTGTTCAGCTGTTCCATGAATGTCTCTGCAAGCCGTTCTACATCATTTTCTGTGCCCTCCTGAAGGATCTCCTCAATGCTAATACCGTCCAAGATAGGTCTTCAAGTGAAGGGTAGAACCTCAAAATAGAAGGTGGTGAAAGACAACGAAAAGGGTTGTTCTTATgggaaaaattatttttcagtGGGTTTGAAACTGGctgtatttttttcctttttgtcacTTCATTTCTACGACTAACATAATCATTTGGGGCCACCAGGCATATTTTGGGACCATTTATTCGTTAAAAAGTTCTACTAACGTGATCATCTAGGGAAGTGCAACATGGCTTAAAATATAAATCTGTGCACGATCccgtaattgttttttttttttgataaattacataaaaatatcTCAAATATTGGGCTAGTCACAGTTTTATAccccatctttaaaacatttcaatgtcataccttatcttacaaatttattacaatttcatacattccgCTAAATAGTGATGTGGCTTGAGACGGGACCCactctctattaaaaaattaattaaatattaaaaactaaaaaaataaaatcatttaaaaaaaattttgcaTGGGGGACCCACCCCTTATACGccttctcttcctccatctGCACCTCCCTCCCATGGCGCTCCTCCTCCTCTCCCTCCTCCTACACACGCAACACCCTCAGCAAATTAATCCCTATtaccaatttcaaacaaaataccCCAATTCCacccaaaccctaaccctaaatttTGAATTCGCCTATTTCGGAGAAAGCTTCGGGCTTTGTTGAAGGGTTTGTGGGTTTTGGCTCAGGGGATGGGAGGTAACTGTGCTTGGGTTTTGGGGTCGAAGGAGAGCAGGTTTGATCGGAATTTTCTGGATTTTGGTTTGGGGTTCGGGAGAAGAGACGGGGAGCGACGCTGACGTGTTGCAGGGACGTGCAAGGGGGAGTGACAGTGGAATTGTctagaagagaagagaagagtggGGAGAGAATCGGCGAAATCGAtcacctacaaaaaaaaaaattatgggtttttttgtttcaaattttttttgtttctggggagagaagagaagagtggGGGAGTGAGATGAGTGGTAGGGGAGGGGGGAGGAGGAGATGTTGGCGCTGGTGGGATCTAGGTTTGGGGTGGTTCTAGTTTTGGGCTGGGGGAAGACGAGAGTAGGGAAGAAGGGTGAGGGGTGGGTCccccatacaaaaaaaaattattgaatgattttatttttttagtttttaatatttaattaattttataatagaGCGTGGGCTCCATCTCAAGTCACGTCACTATTTAATAGAAGAATTGACAGACAAACTAATGgaaggtatgaaattgtaacaaattcgtaagatgaggtatgatattgaaatgttttaaagatgaggTATTAAACAGTGACTGGCCTAATAGTtaaggtagttttatgtaaattaccctcttttttttcatttcagaaAGAGGACTAGCTGGTGGCTTCGCCATGGCAGTCCACTCTTCTGGGGTCAGGAAGACTTACAGAGACATTTCAGTCTCCCCTGGCCACCATCGTATGATTCACCAGCATCAGGAATCAAACTCAGGACGTGCTGTGTGAAATACAAGTCTGGAATTCATTCCCAACCAGTGAGCCATCCATAGTAGTTGTAGAAGGTGATTAATTGAATTCAAACTTCTTATGGAGGGTGTGAAACAGGTAGGTTTTGGTGCCTCCTAATGCACTCATAATTTTGACTTACGTTATCCACTTGACGAACCTCTTTAGTCAAAATGAAACATCATGATGGTATTAAGTCTTGCTAACAAGGCACCTCCAGAATAAACAAATATTACTTTCATTTAGTTATGTAGTCCCAGCTTTGTCAAGAGTGAAGGTTTCAGAGTCCAGTCCTGTCTGCAATCTCCTGCTTTTCTACCAACTCATTGGTTGGGTGTCTCCGTATGCACTTTATTGCAAGAATAACCAAAGTATTACAATACAAGCAACAGACAATTCACAATAACAAACACACTAACCAGCATAAATCATAGACAATCACCCATCACTCGTATATGGGCCATATGGGATAAGCCTTTGAAATGGTGACTTACCTTGTCTTTGTTCTCACTCTCTCCTTATAGCCTtgtcatttttttctctctctcttggttCCTTTCATGTTGCATGAAAGTTATCTTTTAGACATTTCGATACACTAAGAGCTCATACCTAGCCATGTATCGAATATATTAATTTGCcttaatcaaaacagaaaatTCTGTAGTGTAATAGTTCATTGGAAACACCTTAACCAAAATAGAATAATAGATTTCAATTTATAATAACTTGTTGAATTTGTTCATATTaaatatgaatttgaaccaaaaacataaatttatagataaaaaTTGTACTTAATTACGAAACTAAATTATTTCTATTAGCTCGTACGTACCTAGCCATGTATCGAAAATGTTCATTTGCCTTAACATAGAAAATTTTTGTAGtgtaatagtattcattggaaACACCTTAACTGAAATAGATgaatagatttaaatttataataaaTTGTTGAATTCGTTCATATTGAATACCAATTCGAaccaaaaacataaatttatagataaaaaTTGTACTTAATCACGAAACCAAATGAATTATATTTCTTCCTTGGATGGAAACatcactgttttgacaaacacAACTTGGATCAAGACCAAACGAAcgaaaatgaaagtatgccatgccatgcatgcaaaatagctacaaaaaaatttaccaacaCTCATACAACTTAATGTCAACTCGGAGACGAAAGTAAACTTCACCCTCAAATGCATCAGTCATCAAAGTAGCAATCCCTCTAGCCATGAAGAAATCACCCGTCCCGCCAATGACCGATATGTCCCTAGTCTTGTTCATCAATGGGTCAGCCCCAGCAAAGTTGATGCTACCTTTGTGTTGGGTGGAGTTGAACACAAAGGAAAAGCCAAGCCATGCAGTGAAGATTTCCTTCTTGTCGTAAATGTAGAAGCCTTGGGCACGACCAACTGGGGTTGAGTGCAAATTGTTGTCCAGAGTTATTGGGTCATCAAACACAACTAGGTCACCAAAATGGTTTTGTCCTGCCAAAATGGTCTTGTTGCCCCAAGCCGGTGAACCTACAATGGTTGCCGTGgcgtttttagaattttttccGTTGTAGATAATGTCGTGGAAGTAGAAAACTAGGTGTCTGCAAGGGTGGTGAGGAGGAGGACGAGGCTTAAAACTGGGTTTTAGGGTCGGGGAAGCCAAGGTTCCatagagaaggaagaagaggaagagagctGAAACTAGGCTCGTTTTTTGTTCCATTTTTGAGAGCAATGAGAAGCATGCAAGTGGATTTTTGTGATTTGAGGAATGAATTGAGTTGGCATTCTCCAATCATATTATATAGGAGTTTGGAAATGTTACATTAATTGATGATTTAAACAAAGTATTAGGAAAAGCTTGGCTTAAAAGACATTCTAGCTATCTATTGCTATAAGATTTTACCATTTAAACTTGATAGCTTCAGTTCTACGATTGTCATCATCATTGGTGCACAGATTGGGTTTTGGGACCAGTGGGATTCAGTTGCAAAAAGGGCACGGTGCAATATGCTCTCCAACACACCAAAAGCTTTCTATTAAGTGTTAGTCTACATTATTCTCTGTGACGCATTAAAAGGACACAATAATCGAACTAATCTGTAAGACTATGACGCATTAAAAGGACACAAGAATTGTAAGATTTGTTGTCTCTCTGCATTTACCAGTACCAGATATGGAGGTTGAAACCAACTCCATGCCAACCGACTAATCACTACAAAATATAGATGAATCCCACATGTGATGGTGAGACTTTCGTTCTGAATTATATCCTAATCCTTTTGAGGatttaatcctcatctttaatttgCTATTTCGCTCCAGCTATGTCTAACAAAATATCAATCATCTCATCTTTTTCCAAACAATAATTAAGTCCACATGCATATGGTCCCAGCCACCAGATCCACCAACCCAATTAACCTCGGCCCTAATACAGCTGTAGATCTTGATATCTGAGCAAATTCAACATGGGTCTTCACAAGTATAGGGGTCAAAACTAAAAGCCTCCCAATGGGTCTAAAATCCAATcaccgtttggtacgcagacgggacgggatggAACGGAACAGAATGGGACGGGACAGAACAAAGGTTTCGTGTTATATTTGGTACGCGCAAGACGGAACGAGACGGTTGTTCCATTTTGCGTTTGGCACGTGCTGGACGGAACGGCACCAAAAGATTGAATAACTAACTTACCCATGTTCCGTCTGTTGTTTGGTACAATGTTTATGCGTGGGACGggacaatttttattttattttattttattttatttttgaacttgttcatatttgaacacatacATGCTTATCTATGATATTTTTCACAGTAGCACATGGCTTAAGATATGTTATACCatgtgtttgggcccaaaataacagtttgggcccAGTGTAGGGTCACTCTCAGCCCTGGAGGCCTTGCAGCAAGAATACCACGGATCATTCAGTatgtgggcctccaaacctaggtcggctaggtcataacgcaagaGGTCGAATCCTAGTGCAATAGGGACTCTCGACGAGATCAATAATCTagaaagcgaatccggctcagttaaggactagattcgtagtcctagcggagataggactgatcgaggggatgttaatccggagaaggagacctagtccgaataggattggaactcgggctcgatgtgctgctactataaatacaagacattcagcaaatGTGAGAgacccctgcaaatcaatacaaaattgccctgcgcaaactctcac includes the following:
- the LOC126598321 gene encoding LOW QUALITY PROTEIN: uncharacterized protein LOC126598321 (The sequence of the model RefSeq protein was modified relative to this genomic sequence to represent the inferred CDS: deleted 1 base in 1 codon), with protein sequence MVGMALACSLAKMPLTKHLKVAIIDSNPAVSNGLSMKKEDPPDPRASAVTPATISLFQDIGAWKYVEQNRHAYFDQMQVWDYTGLGYTRYNARDVHKDSLGCVVENKVLHSSLLSCMQNTDFQKTVYPSRLSTMTLQPRNLSMGMESTSSGLNEQGNLAKLDLIDGNSLYAKLVVGADGSKSRVRELAGFKTTGWNYSQNAIICTVEHSVENRFAWQRFLPAGPIALLPIGDNFSNIVWTMNPNEATDRKLKAEDEFLKDVNYALDYGFGPHPKSSTSGGGSIFSWFKTDTNLSANDCFKVPPKVLKLASERMVFPLSLMHANNYVSKHVVLIGDAAHTVHPLAGQGVNLGFGDAFALSRIICEGIAVGTDITDVLLLKKYEAERKSANVTMMAILDGFQKAYSVDFGPLNVLRPAAFNGAQYIPPLKRSIISYASGDQRLPIFS
- the LOC126600453 gene encoding dirigent protein-like produces the protein MEQKTSLVSALFLFFLLYGTLASPTLKPSFKPRPPPHHPCRHLVFYFHDIIYNGKNSKNATATIVGSPAWGNKTILAGQNHFGDLVVFDDPITLDNNLHSTPVGRAQGFYIYDKKEIFTAWLGFSFVFNSTQHKGSINFAGADPLMNKTRDISVIGGTGDFFMARGIATLMTDAFEGEVYFRLRVDIKLYECW